In the Micromonospora narathiwatensis genome, one interval contains:
- a CDS encoding beta-ketoacyl-ACP synthase III has translation MAGSRIVAMGHYQPSRVVTNDDLAQLVDTNDEWIRDRVGIATRRIAGDETVADMAAAAAGKALANSGLTAADIDLVVVATCTSVDRSPNVACRVAAKLGINAPGAFDVNTACSGFAYALGTVDHAVRAGASRNAIVIGAEKLSDFTDWTDRSTCIIFGDGAGAAVVTATAEDEPAGIGPVVWGSVPEKSDAVRIEGWRPYVAQEGQTVFRWATTALAPLALQACEKAGVTPAELAAFVPHQANARIIDGIAKRLNIPDAIIAKDIVESGNTSAASIPLALSKLVERREVPAGAPVLLFGFGGGLTYAGQVVRCP, from the coding sequence ATGGCGGGCAGCCGGATTGTCGCGATGGGGCACTACCAGCCCTCCCGCGTGGTGACCAACGACGACCTCGCGCAACTGGTCGACACCAACGACGAGTGGATCCGGGACCGGGTCGGCATCGCCACCCGGCGGATCGCCGGCGACGAGACGGTGGCCGACATGGCCGCGGCCGCCGCCGGCAAGGCGCTGGCCAACTCCGGCCTCACCGCCGCCGACATCGACCTCGTGGTGGTCGCCACCTGCACGTCGGTCGACCGCAGCCCGAACGTGGCCTGCCGGGTCGCCGCCAAGCTGGGCATCAACGCCCCGGGCGCGTTCGACGTCAACACCGCCTGCTCGGGCTTCGCGTACGCCCTCGGCACGGTCGACCACGCCGTCCGGGCCGGGGCGTCCCGCAACGCGATCGTGATCGGCGCGGAGAAGCTCTCCGACTTCACCGACTGGACCGACCGCTCGACCTGCATCATCTTCGGCGACGGCGCCGGGGCGGCGGTGGTCACCGCGACCGCCGAGGACGAGCCGGCCGGGATCGGGCCGGTGGTCTGGGGCTCGGTGCCGGAGAAGAGCGACGCGGTCCGCATCGAGGGCTGGCGCCCGTACGTCGCGCAGGAGGGGCAAACCGTCTTCCGCTGGGCCACCACCGCGCTGGCGCCGCTCGCGCTCCAGGCCTGCGAGAAGGCCGGGGTGACCCCGGCCGAGCTGGCCGCGTTCGTGCCGCACCAGGCCAACGCGCGGATCATCGACGGCATCGCCAAGCGGCTGAACATCCCCGACGCGATCATCGCGAAGGACATCGTCGAGTCCGGCAACACCTCGGCGGCGAGCATCCCGCTCGCCCTGTCCAAGCTGGTCGAGCGGCGTGAGGTGCCGGCCGGGGCCCCGGTGCTGCTGTTCGGCTTCGGCGGCGGCCTGACCTACGCCGGTCAGGTCGTCCGCTGCCCCTGA
- a CDS encoding acyl-CoA carboxylase subunit beta, with amino-acid sequence MTSTAVNADSATVDHRDPEVRLRALFDAGSLRLLAPRDTSGVLCARGEIDGTPAIAYATDATRMGGAMGTEGCRHIVDAIDAAVRERVPVLGLWHSGGARLAEGVVALDAVGQVFAAMVRASGRVPQISVVLGPAAGGAAYGPALTDIVVMSGTGRIFVTGPEVVRSVTGEQVDMERLGGPEPHGRRSGVVHVTCKDDETALAESRRLAALLGRQGRLCPDDVAGDAGDGHDLAAKMPAEASRAYDVKPVVKALLDEPGVELHAKWAPNVVTTLGRFAGRTVGVIANNPLRLGGCLDASSAEKAARFVRMCDSLGVPLVVLVDVPGYLPGLGQEWDGVVRRGAKLLHAFAEAVVPRVTLVTRKAYGGAYIAMNSRSLGATAVFAWPNAEVAVMGASAAVNILHRKRLAAAPAEEREALRAQLIEEQIKVAGGVNRALEIGVVDDVIKPEETRRRIAEALAAAPAARGAHGNIPL; translated from the coding sequence GTGACCTCAACCGCCGTCAACGCGGACAGCGCGACTGTGGACCACCGGGATCCGGAGGTCCGGCTCCGGGCGCTGTTCGACGCCGGCTCGCTGCGCCTGCTGGCGCCGCGGGACACCTCGGGCGTGCTCTGCGCGCGGGGTGAGATCGACGGTACGCCGGCGATCGCGTACGCCACCGACGCCACGCGGATGGGCGGCGCGATGGGCACCGAGGGGTGCCGGCACATCGTGGACGCGATCGACGCCGCGGTCCGGGAACGGGTGCCGGTGCTCGGTCTCTGGCACTCCGGCGGCGCCCGGCTGGCCGAGGGCGTGGTCGCGCTCGACGCCGTCGGTCAGGTCTTCGCCGCCATGGTCCGGGCCTCCGGCCGGGTGCCGCAGATCTCGGTGGTGCTCGGTCCGGCCGCCGGTGGCGCGGCGTACGGGCCGGCGCTGACCGACATCGTGGTGATGAGCGGGACCGGCCGGATCTTCGTCACCGGTCCCGAGGTGGTCCGCAGCGTCACCGGCGAGCAGGTCGACATGGAGCGCCTCGGCGGCCCGGAGCCGCACGGCCGGCGCTCCGGCGTGGTGCACGTGACGTGCAAGGACGACGAGACGGCCCTGGCCGAGTCGCGCAGGCTCGCCGCGCTGCTCGGCCGCCAGGGCCGGCTCTGCCCGGACGACGTGGCCGGCGACGCCGGGGACGGGCACGACCTGGCCGCGAAGATGCCGGCCGAGGCCAGCCGGGCGTACGACGTGAAACCGGTGGTCAAGGCGCTGCTCGACGAGCCGGGCGTGGAGCTGCACGCCAAGTGGGCGCCGAACGTCGTCACCACGCTCGGCCGGTTCGCCGGCCGGACGGTCGGCGTGATCGCCAACAACCCGCTCCGGCTGGGCGGCTGCCTCGACGCGTCCAGCGCCGAGAAGGCGGCCCGTTTCGTGCGGATGTGCGACTCGCTCGGGGTGCCGCTGGTCGTGCTGGTCGACGTTCCCGGCTACCTGCCCGGCCTGGGCCAGGAGTGGGACGGCGTGGTCCGGCGCGGGGCCAAGCTGCTGCACGCCTTCGCCGAGGCGGTGGTGCCTCGGGTGACGCTGGTGACCCGCAAGGCGTACGGCGGCGCGTACATCGCGATGAACTCCCGCTCGCTGGGCGCGACCGCGGTCTTCGCCTGGCCGAACGCGGAGGTCGCGGTGATGGGGGCCAGCGCGGCGGTCAACATCCTGCACCGCAAGCGGCTGGCCGCTGCCCCCGCCGAGGAGCGGGAGGCGCTGCGCGCCCAGCTGATCGAGGAGCAGATCAAGGTCGCCGGTGGCGTCAACCGGGCGCTGGAGATCGGCGTGGTGGACGACGTGATCAAGCCGGAGGAGACCCGGCGGCGGATCGCCGAGGCGCTCGCGGCGGCACCCGCCGCCCGTGGCGCGCACGGCAACATCCCGCTGTAG
- a CDS encoding copper resistance CopC family protein codes for MGGRVARVARTWLVVLGVALGGSVLPASPAAAHNSLTGSSPKDGARVATAPKQIELRFLATPAPDATKITVTGPDDAPASGGEPTISGKRVSVPFTPGPAGEYTVSYRVSSTDGHQVSGKITFTLTTGVTTATPSAEAPPTTVPPTSPAAEATTPPATSTASLEPAASRSADGGGAGLWWALGAVVVLGALGGGLLLFRRSARRG; via the coding sequence ATGGGGGGCAGGGTCGCTCGCGTGGCGCGTACCTGGTTGGTGGTTCTCGGCGTGGCGTTGGGTGGTTCGGTGCTGCCGGCCAGCCCGGCCGCCGCGCACAACTCACTGACCGGCAGCAGCCCGAAGGACGGGGCGCGGGTGGCGACCGCCCCGAAACAGATCGAACTCCGTTTCCTCGCCACCCCGGCCCCCGATGCGACCAAGATCACAGTGACCGGGCCGGACGACGCGCCCGCCTCCGGCGGCGAGCCGACCATCTCCGGCAAGCGGGTGAGCGTGCCGTTCACCCCCGGGCCGGCCGGCGAGTACACCGTCTCGTACCGGGTCAGCTCGACCGACGGCCACCAGGTCAGCGGGAAGATCACCTTCACCCTGACCACCGGCGTGACCACCGCCACCCCCTCGGCCGAGGCGCCGCCGACGACCGTGCCGCCCACCTCCCCGGCGGCCGAGGCGACCACCCCGCCCGCGACCTCGACGGCGAGCCTCGAACCGGCCGCGTCACGCTCGGCCGACGGCGGCGGCGCCGGGCTGTGGTGGGCGCTCGGGGCGGTGGTCGTGCTCGGCGCGCTGGGCGGTGGGCTGCTGCTCTTCCGCCGCTCCGCGCGCCGCGGCTGA
- the pyrE gene encoding orotate phosphoribosyltransferase, whose amino-acid sequence MTDTRNAQADLARDLSATCRLTGRFVLRSGRIADEYFDKYRFEADPVLLDRVAAGLAELVPPGTQVLAGLELGGIPVVTALARHVGLPCAFVRKTAKAYGTARLAEGAEVAGRRVLVVEDVVTSGGQVVISTGQLRELGAQVDHALCVIDRAEGGAAALAAHGIALRALVTRADLDGAR is encoded by the coding sequence GTGACCGACACCCGGAACGCCCAGGCCGACCTCGCTCGCGACCTCTCCGCCACCTGCCGGCTCACCGGCCGGTTCGTGCTCCGGTCCGGCCGGATCGCCGACGAGTACTTCGACAAGTACCGCTTCGAGGCCGACCCGGTGCTGCTGGACCGGGTCGCGGCGGGGCTGGCCGAGCTGGTCCCGCCCGGCACGCAGGTGCTGGCCGGCCTGGAACTGGGCGGCATCCCGGTGGTCACCGCGTTGGCCCGGCACGTCGGGCTGCCCTGCGCCTTCGTCCGCAAGACCGCCAAGGCGTACGGGACGGCCCGGCTCGCGGAGGGCGCGGAGGTCGCCGGCCGGCGGGTGCTGGTGGTCGAGGACGTGGTCACCTCGGGCGGTCAGGTGGTGATCTCCACCGGTCAGCTCCGCGAGCTGGGCGCGCAGGTCGACCACGCGCTCTGCGTGATCGACCGCGCGGAGGGCGGCGCGGCGGCGCTGGCGGCGCACGGGATCGCATTGCGTGCCCTGGTCACCCGCGCCGACCTGGACGGCGCCCGCTAG
- the gltX gene encoding glutamate--tRNA ligase — MTVRVRFAPSPTGMFHVGGARSALQNWIYAKQQGGVFVLRIEDTDAARNKPEWTEGILSALDWIGIARGSYEGPHFQSSYAAEHRAAAQRLHVGGRAYYCDCTREDVQARTGSQYAGYDGFCRDRGLPPGEGRALRFRTPDEGETVVVDLIRGEPTFENKLIEDFVIARGDGSPVFLLANVVDDMTMGITHVIRAEEHLPNTPKQQLLWDALGVKPPVWAHVPVVVNEKRQKLSKRRDKVALEAYRDEGYLAEAMRNYLMLLGWAPSGDREIVPWSVIEEEFRLEEVNPSPAFFDEKKLRAFNGDYIRALPVEDFITECQPWLTGTGTIAPPPWQPQEFDPAAFAAVAPLAQTRIAVLSEIVPNVDFLFLADPLIDEAAWAKAMKEGAAELLDAAIAAYEGLESWAAESLKSTLEAVGAERGLKLGKAQAPVRVAITGRTVGLPLFESLEVLGRERTLTRLRAARVRLV; from the coding sequence CGCTTCGCCCCTTCCCCGACCGGAATGTTCCACGTCGGCGGCGCCCGCTCGGCCCTGCAGAACTGGATCTACGCCAAGCAGCAGGGCGGAGTGTTCGTGCTCCGCATCGAGGACACCGACGCGGCCCGCAACAAGCCGGAGTGGACCGAGGGCATCCTGTCGGCGCTGGACTGGATCGGCATCGCGCGGGGCAGCTACGAAGGCCCACACTTCCAGTCGTCGTACGCGGCCGAGCACCGCGCCGCCGCCCAGCGGCTCCACGTGGGCGGCCGGGCGTACTACTGCGACTGCACCCGGGAGGACGTGCAGGCCCGCACCGGCTCCCAGTACGCCGGCTACGACGGCTTCTGCCGGGACCGGGGGCTGCCCCCGGGTGAGGGCCGGGCGCTGCGCTTCCGTACGCCGGACGAGGGCGAGACCGTGGTGGTCGACCTGATCCGTGGCGAGCCGACCTTCGAGAACAAGCTGATCGAGGACTTCGTCATCGCCCGGGGCGACGGCTCGCCGGTGTTCCTGCTCGCCAACGTGGTCGACGACATGACCATGGGGATCACCCACGTGATCCGGGCCGAGGAGCACCTGCCGAACACCCCGAAGCAGCAGCTGCTCTGGGACGCGCTCGGGGTCAAGCCGCCGGTCTGGGCGCACGTGCCCGTGGTGGTGAACGAGAAGCGGCAGAAGCTGTCCAAGCGGCGGGACAAGGTCGCCCTGGAGGCGTACCGCGACGAGGGGTACCTCGCCGAGGCGATGCGCAACTACCTGATGCTGCTCGGCTGGGCGCCCTCCGGCGACCGGGAGATCGTGCCCTGGTCGGTGATCGAGGAGGAGTTCCGGCTGGAGGAGGTGAACCCCTCCCCGGCGTTCTTCGACGAGAAGAAGCTGCGCGCGTTCAACGGCGACTACATCCGGGCGCTGCCCGTCGAGGACTTCATCACGGAGTGCCAGCCGTGGCTGACCGGCACCGGCACCATCGCTCCGCCGCCGTGGCAGCCGCAGGAGTTCGACCCGGCCGCGTTCGCCGCGGTGGCGCCGCTGGCGCAGACCCGGATCGCGGTGCTCAGCGAGATCGTGCCGAACGTCGACTTCCTCTTCCTGGCCGATCCGCTGATCGACGAGGCGGCCTGGGCGAAGGCGATGAAGGAGGGCGCGGCCGAACTGCTGGACGCGGCAATCGCCGCGTACGAGGGGCTGGAGTCCTGGGCCGCCGAGTCGCTGAAGTCCACGCTGGAGGCGGTCGGTGCGGAGCGCGGCCTGAAGCTGGGCAAGGCGCAGGCGCCGGTCCGGGTCGCGATCACCGGTCGCACCGTCGGCCTGCCGCTCTTCGAGTCCCTTGAGGTGCTCGGCCGCGAGCGCACCCTGACCCGGCTGCGCGCCGCCCGGGTACGCCTGGTCTGA
- a CDS encoding acyltransferase domain-containing protein, with translation MLAVLSPGQGSQKPGFLTPWLALPGAEARLRWWSALAGVDLLHLGTEADADEIKDTARTQPLLVAAALLAAEHLPMHDVALVAGHSVGELGAAALAGVLPAEAAVTLAGVRGREMAAACALEPTGMAAVLGGDPDEVVAVIEAHGLHPANRNGTGQVVAAGPVAGLEKLAAEPPARARVTRLQVAGAFHTPYMAPAEAALAAVAAGITPADPARILLSNLDGSAVNHGREMVQRLVRQVTAPVRWDLCMRTLADLGVTGVIELPPAGTLAGLVKRELKGEGAPEIVTLKTPDDLPAARDLIARHSGLSGHEPVIQFRVVVAPAAGTFEPLAELAEGVDLHAGQVIGHVATRQGPVEVTAHGSGLLTEWLAHHDDPVAPGQPLARIGGHA, from the coding sequence GTGCTCGCCGTACTCTCACCCGGACAGGGTTCCCAGAAACCCGGCTTCCTGACTCCATGGCTCGCCCTGCCCGGTGCCGAGGCGCGGCTGCGCTGGTGGTCCGCGCTGGCCGGGGTCGACCTGCTCCACCTCGGCACCGAGGCGGACGCCGACGAGATCAAGGACACCGCCCGCACGCAGCCGCTGCTCGTCGCGGCCGCGCTGCTCGCCGCCGAGCACCTGCCGATGCACGACGTCGCGCTGGTCGCCGGGCACAGCGTGGGCGAGCTGGGCGCCGCCGCCCTGGCCGGGGTGCTCCCCGCCGAGGCGGCCGTCACCCTCGCCGGCGTACGCGGCCGGGAGATGGCCGCCGCCTGCGCGCTCGAACCGACCGGGATGGCCGCCGTGCTCGGCGGCGACCCGGACGAGGTGGTCGCCGTCATCGAGGCCCACGGGCTGCACCCCGCCAACCGCAACGGCACCGGCCAGGTCGTCGCCGCCGGTCCGGTTGCCGGCCTGGAGAAGCTCGCGGCCGAGCCGCCGGCAAGGGCCCGGGTCACCCGGCTCCAGGTGGCCGGCGCCTTCCACACCCCGTACATGGCCCCGGCCGAGGCCGCCCTGGCCGCCGTCGCCGCCGGCATCACCCCGGCCGACCCGGCCCGGATCCTCCTGTCGAACCTGGACGGCTCGGCGGTCAACCACGGGCGGGAGATGGTCCAGCGGCTGGTCCGCCAGGTGACCGCCCCGGTCCGCTGGGACCTGTGCATGCGTACCCTGGCCGACCTCGGCGTCACCGGCGTGATCGAGCTGCCGCCGGCCGGCACCCTGGCCGGGCTGGTGAAGCGGGAGCTCAAGGGCGAGGGCGCGCCGGAGATCGTCACCCTGAAGACCCCCGACGACCTGCCCGCCGCGCGGGACCTGATCGCCCGGCACAGCGGCCTGAGCGGCCACGAGCCGGTGATCCAGTTCCGGGTGGTGGTCGCCCCCGCCGCCGGCACCTTCGAGCCGCTGGCCGAGCTGGCCGAGGGCGTCGACCTGCACGCCGGCCAGGTCATCGGCCACGTCGCCACCCGGCAGGGGCCGGTCGAGGTGACCGCGCACGGCAGCGGGCTGCTCACCGAGTGGCTCGCCCACCACGACGACCCGGTCGCCCCGGGCCAGCCCCTCGCCCGGATCGGAGGACACGCGTGA
- the fabF gene encoding beta-ketoacyl-ACP synthase II, with amino-acid sequence MSRPDVVVTGLGATTPLGGDVASTWDAMLAGRSGVSALTQEWAEQLPVRIAAQLAVEPAEVLDRVKLRRLDRSEAIAIVAAQQAWADAGLAGSGPDPERVAVSIGSGIGGATTLLAQDDILEASGPRRVSPHTVPMLMPNGPAAWVGLELGAKAGVHSVASACATGAEAIALGLDIIRSGRADVVVAGGTEAVIHPLPIAGFASMRAMSTRNDEPEKASRPWDKGRDGFVLGEGAGVVILERAEHAAARGARVYARLAGAGITSDAYDIVQPHAEGEGAIRAIGKAIADADIAKRDIVHVNAHATSTPVGDMLEIGALHKALGDHPVLSATKSMTGHLLGAAGALESIAAILAIRDGVVPPTINLDDPDDGLTLEVAAHKARHMEIPAALNNAFGFGGHNVALVFTRA; translated from the coding sequence ATGAGTCGCCCCGACGTCGTCGTCACCGGGCTCGGCGCGACGACCCCGCTCGGCGGGGACGTCGCGTCGACCTGGGACGCCATGCTCGCCGGCCGCTCCGGGGTGAGTGCCCTCACCCAGGAGTGGGCGGAGCAACTGCCGGTCCGGATCGCGGCCCAGCTCGCCGTGGAGCCCGCCGAGGTGCTGGACCGGGTCAAGCTGCGCCGGCTGGACCGGTCCGAAGCGATCGCCATCGTCGCGGCCCAGCAGGCGTGGGCCGACGCCGGGCTGGCCGGCTCCGGGCCGGACCCGGAGCGGGTGGCGGTCAGCATCGGCTCCGGCATCGGCGGGGCCACCACCCTGCTCGCCCAGGACGACATCCTGGAGGCGTCCGGCCCGCGGCGGGTCTCCCCGCACACCGTGCCGATGCTGATGCCGAACGGCCCGGCCGCGTGGGTCGGGCTGGAGCTGGGCGCCAAGGCCGGGGTGCACTCGGTGGCCAGCGCGTGCGCGACCGGCGCGGAGGCGATCGCGCTCGGCCTGGACATCATCCGCTCCGGCCGGGCCGACGTGGTGGTGGCGGGCGGCACCGAGGCGGTCATCCACCCGCTGCCGATCGCCGGTTTCGCCTCGATGCGGGCCATGTCGACCCGCAACGACGAGCCGGAGAAGGCCTCCCGGCCGTGGGACAAGGGCCGCGACGGCTTCGTGCTCGGTGAGGGCGCGGGCGTGGTGATCCTGGAACGGGCCGAGCACGCCGCCGCCCGCGGCGCCCGGGTGTACGCGCGCCTGGCCGGCGCGGGGATCACCTCCGACGCGTACGACATCGTGCAGCCGCACGCCGAGGGCGAGGGCGCGATCCGGGCGATCGGGAAGGCGATCGCGGACGCGGACATCGCCAAGAGAGACATCGTGCACGTCAACGCGCATGCCACCTCCACGCCGGTCGGTGACATGCTGGAGATCGGCGCGCTGCACAAGGCGCTGGGTGACCACCCGGTGCTGTCGGCGACCAAGTCGATGACCGGGCACCTGCTCGGCGCGGCCGGGGCGCTGGAGTCGATCGCCGCCATCCTGGCCATCCGCGACGGTGTCGTACCTCCGACGATCAACCTCGACGACCCGGATGACGGTCTCACCCTGGAGGTGGCCGCACACAAGGCGCGCCACATGGAGATCCCCGCCGCGTTGAACAACGCGTTCGGCTTCGGCGGCCACAACGTGGCCCTCGTCTTCACGCGGGCCTGA
- a CDS encoding acyl carrier protein codes for MTRDEITAGLAEILEEVAGVNPDDVAEGKSFTDDLDVDSLSMVEVVVAAEEKFGVKIPDNEVQNLKTVGDAVSYIEAQS; via the coding sequence ATGACCCGTGACGAGATCACCGCCGGCCTCGCCGAGATCCTCGAAGAGGTTGCCGGGGTGAACCCGGACGACGTGGCCGAGGGGAAGTCCTTCACCGACGACCTCGACGTGGACTCGCTCTCCATGGTGGAGGTCGTGGTGGCGGCCGAGGAGAAGTTCGGCGTCAAGATCCCGGACAACGAGGTGCAGAACCTGAAGACCGTCGGGGACGCCGTCAGCTACATCGAGGCGCAGTCCTGA
- a CDS encoding helix-turn-helix domain-containing protein, with product MDDRMFTIGQLAHRAGLPVRTIRFWSDEGLLPPTVRSAGGHRLYDAAAVARLELLRTLRELGIGLEPARAILDRQATVTEVAAAHVRALDAEIRALRLHRAVLRSITRRGGTTEELRLVNDLARLSARERQRIIDDFVAEVFAGLPGDAPGAGLADAMRALPAELPDEPTDAEVDAWVELATLVQDPAFRRRVREMAVAGASGDQPPPEPLPSVEPAREAVAAGIAPDSPAGREVLDRIVDPACSDADRRALAARLATFTDQRVERYWQLVGVLRRQPPFPAAVPAMEWLIAALRARPEAPAAG from the coding sequence GTGGACGACCGCATGTTCACCATCGGGCAGCTCGCCCACCGCGCCGGACTGCCCGTACGCACCATCCGGTTCTGGTCCGACGAGGGTCTGCTGCCGCCCACCGTCCGCTCGGCCGGTGGGCACCGGCTCTACGACGCCGCCGCCGTCGCCCGGCTGGAGCTGCTGCGCACCCTGCGCGAGCTGGGCATCGGGCTGGAACCGGCCCGGGCCATCCTGGACCGGCAGGCCACGGTGACGGAGGTGGCGGCGGCGCACGTACGGGCCTTGGACGCCGAGATCCGGGCCCTGCGGCTGCACCGGGCGGTGCTGCGGTCGATCACGAGACGTGGTGGTACGACCGAGGAGTTGAGACTCGTGAACGATCTGGCCCGGCTCTCCGCCCGGGAGCGGCAACGCATCATCGACGACTTCGTGGCGGAGGTCTTCGCCGGCCTGCCGGGCGACGCACCGGGGGCCGGGCTCGCCGACGCCATGCGGGCGCTCCCCGCCGAGCTGCCCGACGAACCCACCGACGCCGAGGTGGACGCCTGGGTGGAGCTGGCCACCCTGGTGCAGGATCCGGCCTTCCGCCGCCGGGTACGCGAGATGGCGGTCGCCGGGGCGTCCGGTGACCAGCCCCCGCCCGAGCCGCTGCCCAGCGTCGAGCCGGCCCGGGAGGCGGTGGCCGCCGGGATCGCCCCGGACTCCCCCGCCGGTCGGGAGGTCCTCGACCGGATCGTCGACCCGGCCTGCTCCGACGCGGACCGCAGGGCGCTGGCCGCCCGGCTGGCCACCTTCACCGACCAGCGGGTCGAGCGGTACTGGCAGCTCGTCGGGGTGCTCCGCCGCCAACCGCCGTTCCCGGCGGCCGTGCCGGCCATGGAGTGGCTGATCGCCGCGCTGCGCGCCCGGCCCGAGGCGCCGGCGGCCGGCTGA
- a CDS encoding PucR family transcriptional regulator, with product METLVRACQAEAVSEPGGTDLSATLRRIERAAGALATASVARMDEALPWFRELPADQRAWVMLVAQAGVRSLVQWLGQGGGAADSTQEVSDEVFAAAPQALARSISLQQTVALIKVTIEVVEEQVAHLAAEGEEQPLREAVLRFSREIAFAAARVYARAAESRGSWDARLQALLVDALLRGDSPDVLASRAAALGWTDAPPVAVAVGRSPGGEVAAVLHTVYRQARRIGVEVIGGVHGDRLVIVLGGAADLLAATDKLLPAFGDGPVVVGPAVPSLDEATESARAALAGFRAAPAWPTAPRPVPAADLLPERALAGDADARRRLRHDVYAVLARAGGELLETLDAFFAAGGTLESAARALYVHPNTVRYRLKRVAEVTGFSPLVPRDSFALQVALTVGRLDPVVPGGTPVPSQTLSPGGRKTSQTGDDRRRSL from the coding sequence GTGGAGACCCTGGTCAGGGCGTGTCAGGCTGAGGCGGTGAGTGAACCGGGCGGGACCGACCTGTCGGCCACGCTGCGCCGGATCGAACGGGCGGCGGGCGCGCTGGCCACCGCCAGCGTGGCCCGGATGGACGAGGCCCTCCCCTGGTTCCGGGAGCTGCCGGCGGACCAACGGGCCTGGGTCATGCTGGTCGCCCAGGCCGGCGTCCGGTCGCTGGTGCAGTGGCTGGGTCAGGGCGGCGGCGCGGCCGACAGCACCCAGGAGGTCTCCGACGAGGTGTTCGCCGCCGCGCCGCAGGCCCTGGCCCGCTCGATCAGCCTCCAGCAGACCGTGGCGCTGATCAAGGTGACCATCGAGGTGGTCGAGGAGCAGGTGGCGCACCTGGCCGCCGAGGGCGAGGAGCAGCCGTTGCGGGAGGCCGTGCTGCGGTTCTCCCGGGAGATCGCGTTCGCCGCCGCCCGGGTGTACGCCCGCGCCGCCGAGTCGCGCGGCTCGTGGGACGCCCGGCTCCAGGCGTTGCTGGTGGACGCGTTGCTGCGCGGCGACTCGCCGGACGTGCTGGCCAGCCGGGCGGCGGCGCTGGGCTGGACGGACGCGCCGCCCGTGGCGGTGGCGGTGGGCCGGTCCCCCGGCGGTGAGGTGGCCGCTGTGCTGCACACCGTCTACCGGCAGGCCCGCCGGATCGGGGTCGAGGTGATCGGCGGCGTGCACGGCGACCGGCTGGTGATCGTGCTCGGCGGGGCGGCCGACCTGTTGGCGGCCACCGACAAGCTGCTGCCCGCGTTCGGGGACGGGCCGGTGGTGGTCGGTCCGGCCGTACCCAGTCTGGACGAGGCGACGGAGTCGGCGCGGGCCGCGCTGGCCGGGTTCCGCGCGGCGCCGGCCTGGCCGACCGCGCCCCGCCCGGTGCCCGCCGCCGACCTGCTGCCGGAGCGGGCCCTGGCCGGCGACGCCGATGCCCGTCGCCGGCTGCGGCACGACGTGTACGCGGTGCTGGCCCGCGCCGGTGGCGAGCTGCTGGAGACGTTGGACGCCTTCTTCGCCGCCGGCGGGACGCTGGAGAGCGCCGCCCGGGCGCTCTACGTGCACCCGAACACCGTGCGTTACCGGCTCAAGCGGGTCGCCGAGGTGACCGGCTTCTCGCCACTGGTCCCCCGGGACTCGTTCGCGCTGCAGGTGGCGTTGACCGTGGGGCGGCTCGACCCGGTGGTCCCGGGGGGCACACCCGTCCCGAGTCAGACATTGAGCCCAGGGGGTCGGAAAACCTCGCAGACGGGTGATGATCGTCGCCGATCTTTGTAG